The following coding sequences are from one Nilaparvata lugens isolate BPH chromosome 4, ASM1435652v1, whole genome shotgun sequence window:
- the LOC111063905 gene encoding 2-oxoglutarate-Fe(II) type oxidoreductase ppzD isoform X1, with product MEVADSMIKDNEIPIVDLTHMGSVMSPVKPWVKKAAKQLEKALSHRGLALIVNHGISEQKLQAVYRAMKKFCELSEVTKSKYEIKPNAENHGYVSPGIEKFARDKSEEIRHAFNILSFDKKIPDEEVPGFRDSLSYVAEEMKRVAYIVLQIMAVGLDLDPNVFLNKHQNMLKEGNVTTLRVLHYPPMGDRLIPGQMRCGEHTDYGSFTLLAQDSEGGLEVSVNGKWKRVGHLPGAMLINIGDLMDKWTSGKFPAVRHRVVVPEQKTIRYRGRNSIAFFVHPENDTVIDPAETVPAPLLPSEADVPPKRELTLITAYQHFQERLRESRIFRLLRTLRKRFYSQRAVPASAPS from the exons GTAGTGTGATGAGTCCAGTGAAGCCGTGGGTGAAGAAGGCAGCAAAGCAATTGGAGAAAGCATTATCTCACAGAGGTCTGGCACTCATCGTCAACCATGGAATTTCTGAACAAAAG TTGCAGGCCGTCTATAGGGCAATGAAGAAGTTCTGTGAACTCTCTGAAGTCACCAaatcaaaatatgaaataaagccCAACGCTGAAAATCATGGATATGTTTCACCCGGAATTGAAAA GTTCGCGAGAGACAAGTCAGAAGAAATAAGACATGCATTCAAtattctatcattcgacaagaAGATACCAGATGAAGAGGTGCCTGGATTCAGAGACTCGCTGTCTTACGTTGCTGAAGAAATGAAACGCGTTGCTTACATTGTTTTACAAATCATGGCTGTTGGCCTTG ACCTGGACCCGAATGTTTTCCTGAACAAGCACCAGAACATGTTGAAAGAGGGGAACGTGACAACACTGAGGGTGCTGCATTACCCACCAATGGGCGACAGGCTGATTCCGGGTCAGATGCGGTGTGGTGAGCACACTGACTACGGCTCGTTCACATTGCTCGCACAAGATTCCGAGGGTGGACTCGAG GTATCTGTAAATGGAAAATGGAAACGAGTTGGACACCTTCCAGGAGCCATGTTGATCAATATTGGGGACCTCATGGATAAATGGACGTCAGGAAAATTCCCTGCTGTg AGGCACAGAGTAGTGGTACCAGAGCAGAAGACAATCAGGTACAGAGGCCGGAATAGCATAGCGTTCTTTGTGCACCCGGAGAACGACACGGTGATTGACCCGGCCGAGACCGTTCCCGCTCCGCTTCTACCGTCCGAGGCTGACGTTCCACCCAAACGCGAGCTCACGCTCATCACAGCCTACCAGCACTTCCAGGAGAGACTAAGAGAATC GAGAATATTCAGGCTACTACGCACCCTGAGAAAGCGCTTCTACAGCCAGCGAGCGGTGCCAGCGAGTGCACCTTCCTGA
- the LOC111063905 gene encoding 2-oxoglutarate-Fe(II) type oxidoreductase ppzD isoform X2 — protein sequence MEVADSMIKDNEIPIVDLTHMGSVMSPVKPWVKKAAKQLEKALSHRGLALIVNHGISEQKLQAVYRAMKKFCELSEVTKSKYEIKPNAENHGYVSPGIEKFARDKSEEIRHAFNILSFDKKIPDEEVPGFRDSLSYVAEEMKRVAYIVLQIMAVGLDLDPNVFLNKHQNMLKEGNVTTLRVLHYPPMGDRLIPGQMRCGEHTDYGSFTLLAQDSEGGLEVSVNGKWKRVGHLPGAMLINIGDLMDKWTSGKFPAVRHRVVVPEQKTIRYRGRNSIAFFVHPENDTVIDPAETVPAPLLPSEADVPPKRELTLITAYQHFQERLRESYG from the exons GTAGTGTGATGAGTCCAGTGAAGCCGTGGGTGAAGAAGGCAGCAAAGCAATTGGAGAAAGCATTATCTCACAGAGGTCTGGCACTCATCGTCAACCATGGAATTTCTGAACAAAAG TTGCAGGCCGTCTATAGGGCAATGAAGAAGTTCTGTGAACTCTCTGAAGTCACCAaatcaaaatatgaaataaagccCAACGCTGAAAATCATGGATATGTTTCACCCGGAATTGAAAA GTTCGCGAGAGACAAGTCAGAAGAAATAAGACATGCATTCAAtattctatcattcgacaagaAGATACCAGATGAAGAGGTGCCTGGATTCAGAGACTCGCTGTCTTACGTTGCTGAAGAAATGAAACGCGTTGCTTACATTGTTTTACAAATCATGGCTGTTGGCCTTG ACCTGGACCCGAATGTTTTCCTGAACAAGCACCAGAACATGTTGAAAGAGGGGAACGTGACAACACTGAGGGTGCTGCATTACCCACCAATGGGCGACAGGCTGATTCCGGGTCAGATGCGGTGTGGTGAGCACACTGACTACGGCTCGTTCACATTGCTCGCACAAGATTCCGAGGGTGGACTCGAG GTATCTGTAAATGGAAAATGGAAACGAGTTGGACACCTTCCAGGAGCCATGTTGATCAATATTGGGGACCTCATGGATAAATGGACGTCAGGAAAATTCCCTGCTGTg AGGCACAGAGTAGTGGTACCAGAGCAGAAGACAATCAGGTACAGAGGCCGGAATAGCATAGCGTTCTTTGTGCACCCGGAGAACGACACGGTGATTGACCCGGCCGAGACCGTTCCCGCTCCGCTTCTACCGTCCGAGGCTGACGTTCCACCCAAACGCGAGCTCACGCTCATCACAGCCTACCAGCACTTCCAGGAGAGACTAAGAGAATCGTACGGCTGA